One stretch of Cystobacter fuscus DSM 2262 DNA includes these proteins:
- a CDS encoding DUF6895 family protein, whose product MTGRGAWLVVDVVGVAGVDTLGALLPGAPGAAQARAWMMAEVNAAVEGLLSAGFERVWVSDASCSTVPFPGGEALHPGAEPCSGEDPFAPSWLEDVQAVACVGMHAAAGTGGFGAHTGGPLCVWTCAGRTLSEAELVLALAAEAGVPAVFVSGDDVLRAGLEGRVGYVCTKTAVSTERAVSRAPEEVHEELRRAAARPGQDQTPLPDAPLVLCFKSGHQATLAERTGARRLDAYRVEVSGRTFRERYTHARRAVAAAGRVLPGAGPGSFVFNPEALALLRLPGPSEAPPPAREREAERALGAFLALTAGEDDASRALRALTLHMLEGHAPGVFARWGLGARVEEAVEALTGVSLEFPAGLPPEVGMSRVDAWYVRGERDLSTAPLAPAALRDYLLHLDDEGYGLHGWLLGEIAATRGVDVRLSIPERVFRGVSRRADLYWLTHLFLLDTRYLRSPPRAPDASAWTEELLAATPELIEGMDLDLAAEVVFCLQCVGESGGGAHESLLALLAACQRSDGAVGDAHSTAAALLAFAGALERTVSER is encoded by the coding sequence CCGGGGGCTCCAGGGGCCGCCCAGGCCCGGGCCTGGATGATGGCCGAGGTGAACGCCGCCGTGGAGGGCCTGCTGTCGGCGGGCTTCGAGCGCGTGTGGGTGAGCGATGCCTCGTGCTCCACTGTTCCCTTCCCAGGCGGGGAGGCACTCCATCCCGGGGCCGAGCCGTGCTCCGGGGAGGATCCCTTCGCGCCCTCGTGGCTCGAGGACGTCCAGGCGGTGGCGTGCGTGGGCATGCACGCGGCGGCCGGGACGGGGGGCTTTGGCGCGCATACCGGGGGGCCGCTGTGTGTCTGGACGTGCGCGGGCCGGACGCTGTCCGAGGCGGAGCTCGTGCTGGCGCTGGCGGCGGAGGCAGGGGTACCCGCCGTGTTCGTCTCGGGGGACGACGTGCTGCGGGCGGGGCTGGAGGGGCGGGTGGGCTATGTGTGCACCAAGACGGCCGTGTCCACCGAGCGGGCCGTGTCGCGTGCTCCCGAGGAGGTCCACGAGGAGCTGCGGCGCGCGGCCGCCCGGCCCGGCCAGGACCAGACGCCGCTTCCGGACGCTCCGCTCGTCCTCTGCTTCAAGAGCGGACACCAGGCGACGCTCGCCGAGCGCACCGGCGCCCGCCGGCTGGATGCGTACCGCGTGGAGGTGTCGGGCCGCACCTTCCGGGAGCGCTATACCCACGCCCGGCGGGCCGTGGCGGCCGCGGGCCGGGTGCTGCCCGGGGCGGGGCCGGGCTCCTTCGTCTTCAACCCGGAAGCGCTGGCCCTCCTGCGGCTGCCGGGACCTTCCGAGGCTCCGCCTCCGGCGCGGGAGCGGGAAGCGGAGCGAGCCCTGGGCGCGTTCCTCGCGCTGACGGCCGGGGAGGACGATGCGTCCCGGGCGCTGCGCGCGCTGACGCTGCACATGCTGGAAGGTCACGCCCCGGGGGTCTTCGCGCGCTGGGGGCTGGGCGCCCGCGTGGAGGAGGCGGTGGAGGCTCTCACGGGGGTGTCCCTGGAGTTTCCCGCCGGGTTGCCCCCGGAGGTGGGCATGTCCCGGGTGGATGCCTGGTACGTGCGGGGCGAGCGCGATTTGTCGACTGCTCCCCTGGCACCCGCGGCGCTGCGTGACTACCTGCTGCACCTGGATGACGAGGGGTATGGGCTTCATGGGTGGCTGCTGGGTGAAATCGCCGCCACGCGGGGTGTGGACGTGCGCTTGTCCATCCCCGAGCGGGTGTTTCGCGGCGTGTCGCGCCGGGCGGACCTCTACTGGCTCACCCACCTGTTCTTGTTGGACACGCGCTACCTGCGCTCCCCGCCGCGAGCCCCGGACGCCAGCGCGTGGACGGAGGAATTGCTGGCGGCCACGCCCGAACTCATCGAGGGCATGGACCTGGACCTGGCGGCCGAAGTGGTCTTCTGCCTTCAGTGTGTGGGGGAGTCCGGAGGAGGCGCGCATGAGTCCCTCCTGGCATTGCTCGCCGCGTGTCAGCGGTCCGATGGTGCCGTGGGTGATGCGCATTCCACCGCGGCGGCCCTGCTCGCGTTCGCTGGCGCGCTTGAACGCACCGTCTCCGAGCGCTGA